In the Malus domestica chromosome 16, GDT2T_hap1 genome, one interval contains:
- the LOC103433171 gene encoding histone-lysine N-methyltransferase, H3 lysine-9 specific SUVH4-like has translation MGELNNSAAHRRVSPRLQNVPAEKRPFYGSPKRTADESENDVVRTKRTKVAKPPKPPAQSSKPEAEPSKGKVILESGEGKDCVDWSWYTGADLPLTDANGVSYTARVRETLRVFNLHYLHYVQEEEKRCRGPENGSPVKSPSKKPPKGPSLSPSKGYDKKKDDEPKKQSKRPDLKALSEMLKKNQILFPEKKIGHLPGIAVGHQFYSRAEMVAIGFHSHWLSGIDCVGESKGKEKFRGYELPFALTVVVSGQYEDDIDNSDEVVYTGQGGNDLLGNKQQIADQVMKRGNLALKNNMEQGIPVRVVRGHDCVNSYTNKVYTYDGLYKVNNYWADKGVAGFTVFKYRLKRLPGQDNLCSKQVNFVRARGSKVQAELPGLVCKDISNGQENICIPATNVIDKPPVAPEGLTYTSSIIVERDVNIPTNAPGCSCKGNCTNPLTCSCARLNGDDFPYVSKDGGRLIEAKAVVFECGPNCGCGPGCVNRTSQRGIKHRLEVFRTDYKGWGVRSWDFIPSGAPVCEYTGVLRKTDEVDGLLGNEYIFEIDCWHTMHGIGSREKRMCDVTIPNGDAESGFSNLSESEPEFCIDAGSHGNVARYINHSCEPNLFVQCVLSSHRDVRLAKIVLFAADNIPPLQELTYDYGYELDSVVGLDGKIKQLACHCGAVGCRKRLY, from the exons ATGGGTGAACTGAACAATTCCGCGGCTCATCGCAGGGTTAGCCCCCGGCTGCAGAACGTTCCGGCGGAGAAGCGGCCATTTTACGGGAGTCCGAAACGGACGGCAGATGAGTCCGAGAACGACGTTGTCAGGACCAAGAGGACCAAGGTTGCGAAACCCCCTAAACCGCCGGCACAGAGTTCTAAGCCCGAAGCCGAACCGAGCAAGGGAAAAGTGATACTGGAGAGCGGCGAGGGCAAGGATTGTGTGGATTGGAGTTGGTATACCGGTGCTGATTTGCCTTTGACCGATGCGAACGGAGTGAGCTACACTGCTCGTGTGAGGGAGACACTCCGAGTTTTCAATTTGCATTACCTTCACTATGTTCAG GAAGAGGAGAAAAGATGCCGTGGGCCTGAG AATGGGAGTCCTGTGAAGAGTCCTTCCAAAAAACCTCCCAAGGGGCCTTCGTTGAGTCCTTCCAAGGGATATGATAAGAAG AAAGATGATGAACCTAAGAAGCAGTCCAAGAGACCTGATCTGAAGGCACTTTCTGAG ATGCTGAAGAAGAACCAAATTTTATTccctgaaaagaaaattggtcatCTTCCGG GTATTGCTGTTGGGCATCAATTTTACTCTCGGGCTGAAATGGTGGCTATAGGATTCCATTCACACTGGTTGAGTGGAATTGATTGTGTAGGAGAATCTAAAGGCAAG GAGAAATTCAGAGGCTATGAACTTCCGTTTGCCTTAACAGTTGTGGTTTCTGGCCAATATGAAGATGATATTGATAACTCAGACGAGGTTGTTTATACTGGTCAAGGTGGAAATGATTTGCTTGGTAATAAACAGCAAATTGCAGATCAAGTTATGAAACGGGGTAATTTGGCTCTTAAG AATAATATGGAGCAGGGCATTCCTGTTAGAGTCGTCCGTGGACATGACTGTGTCAATAGTTATACTAATAAAGTTTATACGTATGATGGACTATACAAG GTTAACAATTATTGGGCAGATAAGGGTGTTGCGGGATTTACGGTGTTTAAGTATCGTTTAAAGCGACTTCCAGGGCAAGATAATTTGTGCAGTAAACAG GTAAATTTTGTTCGTGCGCGAGGGTCTAAAGTTCAAGCAGAATTACCTGG GTTGGTATGCAAGGACATCAGTAATGGTCAAGAAAATATTTGCATTCCAGCTACCAATGTCATCGATAAACCTCCTGTAGCGCCTGAAG GCCTTACATATACTAGCTCTATTATAGTTGAAAGGGATGTGAACATTCCAACGAATGCTCCTGGGTGCAGCTGCAAAGGAAACTGTACTAATCCACTGACTTGCTCTTGTGCTCGACTGAATGGCGATGATTTTCCTTACGTTAGTAAAGATGGTGGAAG ATTAATTGAGGCAAAGGCTGTTGTGTTTGAGTGTGGTCCAAATTGCGGCTGTGGACCGGGTTGTGTTAACCGTACATCTCAGCGGGGAATAAAGCATCGACTTGAG GTATTTCGTACAGATTACAAAGGCTGGGGTGTTAGGTCGTGGGACTTTATTCCTTCTGGTGCACCGGTATGTGAATACACCGGAGTTCTTAGGAAGACAGATGAAGTTGACGGTCTCTTGGGGAACgaatatatatttgaaattgattGCTGGCATACAATGCATGGTATTGGGTCAAGAGAG AAGCGTATGTGCGATGTCACTATTCCAAATGGTGACGCGGAGTCAGGATTCAGCAATCTATCAGAAAGTGAGCCTGAGTTTTGCATAGATGCTGGTTCTCATGGCAACGTTGCTAGATACATCAATCATAGTTGCGAGCCTAACCTCTTCGTACAGTGCGTTTTGAGCTCTCATCGTGATGTTAGACTCGCTAAAATTGTGTTGTTCGCTGCAGATAACATACCTCCCTTGCAG GAACTTACATACGACTATGGTTATGAGCTTGACAGCGTTGTCGGTCTTGATGGAAAAATTAAGCAGCTAGCTTGTCACTGCGGTGCAGTTGGCTGTCGGAAGCGTTTGTACTAG
- the LOC103433172 gene encoding trihelix transcription factor ASR3 — translation MVMASVQQVTLIPVDGDSNGVDARNPTSADTGGDDSSKAPRLPRWTRQEILVLINGKRYAESRGGVRAPRSDFGSGQLEPKWAAVSNYCKKHGVSREPVQCRKRWSNLAGDFKKIREWEVQRKDETESYWVMRNDLRRERKLPGFFDKEVYDIMEAVPGTPITLALPGPNRVESEEVKEGTAEEAENLFDSIQRPTEEGLFSDDESGRSPEKEVRFKEGPGISAPLPISEKAYKPTPQGHQEPQAHQGQGAAGPKQPASIPEIGSTSQDRKRKRFAMEGDEEGSTLENQLIDVMERNGKMLGDYLHAQNSHSQLDREQRKEHSDNLVAVLNKLADAFMRIAEKL, via the exons ATGGTCATGGCCTCGGTGCAGCAGGTGACCCTGATCCCCGTTGACGGCGACAGTAACGGCGTTGACGCCCGCAACCCCACGTCAGCCGACACCGGTGGTGATGACTCCAGCAAGGCGCCGAGGCTGCCACGCTGGACGCGGCAGGAGATTCTCGTGCTGATAAACGGTAAGCGGTATGCGGAGAGCCGGGGCGGGGTGCGGGCACCCAGGTCGGACTTCGGGTCGGGTCAGTTGGAGCCCAAATGGGCGGCGGTGTCGAACTATTGTAAGAAGCACGGGGTGAGCCGGGAGCCGGTCCAGTGCCGGAAGCGGTGGAGCAATTTGGCGGGGGACTTCAAGAAGATCAGGGAGTGGGAGGTGCAGAGGAAGGACGAAACGGAGTCGTATTGGGTGATGAGGAACGACctgaggagagagaggaagctGCCGGGGTTTTTCGATAAGGAAGTTTACGATATAATGGAGGCGGTTCCAGGTACTCCGATTACGCTGGCTTTGCCGGGTCCGAACCGGGTGGAGTCCGAGGAGGTGAAGGAGGGGACGGCGGAGGAGGCTGAGAACTTGTTCGATAGTATACAGAGGCCGACTGAGGAGGGGTTGTTTTCGGATGACGAGTCTGGTCGGAGCCCCGAAAAGGAAGTCCGGTTCAAGGAGGGTCCGGGGATTTCAGCTCCCTTGCCAATATCAG AGAAGGCGTACAAACCAACACCACAAGGACATCAAGAACCTCAAGCACATCAAGGACAAG GTGCAGCAGGCCCAAAACAGCCAGCTTCGATCCCAGAGATTGGATCTACCTCTCAAGACCGGAAGCGGAAGCGTTTTGCAATGGAAGGAGACGAGGAAGGATCCACTCTGGAGAACCAGTTGATTGATGTCATGGAAAGGAACGGCAAAATGCTGGGTGACTACCTCCATGCTCAGAACTCCCATTCTCAACTTGACCGGGAGCAGAGGAAAGAGCATTCCGATAACCTGGTTGCCGTTCTTAACAAGCTTGCAGATGCATTCATGCGAATCGCTGAGAAATTGTAG